The genomic window TGCTGCCGGTGCTCCCAATGTTCTCGGAGACtgtatgttcttcttcttcttcttcttcttcttcttcttcttctaataaCTGTTGTGTGTGTTTGCAGGTCCATTTTGCCAGAGGGTGCTCTTAACTTTGGAGGAGAAGAAAGTCCCTTACTCCACCCACCTCATCAATTTCGACGAAAAACCCCAATGGTACCATCCAATTTCAACTccattctcttttctctttctctttcatcGCCTTTTTTTCTCAACATTGCTGCTTTTTTAGGTTTTTGGATGTCAATCCTGAAGGCAAGGTTCCAGTGCTCAAGTTTGATGACAAATGGATTTCCGATTCCGATGTCATTGTTGGAATCCTTGAGGAAAAGTACCCTCAACCCTCTCTCGTCACTCCCCCTGAATCTGCCTCCGTGTAAATCCTCCTACTTTACTTTCATTTACGCTTTTCAAACTTCAGTTTTGACCTAGGGTTTTGTGCTGTGTGCTAATTCTTATGAAGATATGTGTGTTTCACTTTGGAATTGAGAGACTTGTTCTTTCACAATTTGCAGGGGATCCAAGTTATTTGGGGCTTTCGTGAAGTTTCTCAAGAGCAAAGATCCAAATGATGGATCAGAGCAAGCATTGCTTGCTGAGTTGAAGGATTTGGATGAACATCTTAAGAACCATGTATTTATAATTGAATAGACTAATTCTTTTTGTCTTTTGTGCTTACCTTTTTCTTAATAGCTATGCTCATGTGCTTGAGGTGTGGTTTAGGGTCCATTTGTTGCTGGGGAGAAGGTCACCGCTGTTGATTTGAGTTTGGCTCCAAAACTCTACCATCTAGTCATAACACTTGAGCACTTCAAAAACTGGACTATTCCTCAGGATTTGGCACATGTCCACAACTATACCAAGGTTTGCAGTTTTTCTGCAATGCCATGTTATGGCTTTTGCATTATCATTGAATAGTTGTTTAGAGCACACTCTGGCATTGGTTGATAGATGAACATTTTGTGTTGCAAACTTATCATGCGAACTGATTTTGTTGTGTTGTTTATTATACGTTTAAACTTGCTTTGCAAATTGCAATGACCCAAGAGTTGAAACTTCAATATCCGCAACCTTTTTATGTTTCTAGCCATGTTAAAGTTTGTGTAAGAATTGAACAAAATTTGAAACCATCGGTCTTTGGTTTAAGTTTTAACCAAATGAAAAGGTCATCTGTAATAGATTGAAACTGTCCTGCCATTTCCTATTAGTCATATTTACAGGTCACATGTTCTGTTAGCCTGTTATGCCCTTTTGAACACTTTAGGTTAAGTTTAAGAATCTTTAGCTGCAAATCAATCTAATTTTGATTGTGCATAACAATTAAGGATTCTAGGATTTCCAGGGCATAAAAAGCGTGCTATAGTGCATGTGCAGCCGCAATCTGCAATCTATGATTCTCTTGTGAATTTGTCTTGTGTGGGTTTTATTACGATGCAAACGCTTGCACTACAGTGTACAGTAGGTCCCCATTTGAACAAAAAATTGATTATTAGAACATCAATTTGTTCCTCAAAAGATTACTCTATGAATTTGATAGTTAATTGATAACTTTTCAACATCCAAATACCCGTAAGGTTACCATTTTTGTGACTAGGGTTCAAATTTCTGTCATTTGGTGACCAAAAAGTTTCATCAGGGAACCAAATCATATCACTAATATTTGAAGATCACATTGGATTTCACTGTCAGACATTCTCTCTTGAACAAATTTGTTGCTGCTATGAAATAAACCACTGTGGATTGGTGCTTAATAACCCCGTACCTCATCTTGCATAGAATACTTTATTAGATGCACATTGCTGCCACCACCCTAGTATTAGACTTCCGAGTTCCAACTTACTTTGTTATTTCTGGTATGTATCCATTAATAAATATTTGCACTTGCTCCCCTCACTGTTACCCTAAAATCATGCATGTGTATAGGtgtaaacaacttttagagatccTATCGGATTAGATGCTCCTACATTCTGCTGCTATGATTGACTATTTGTAGCTGATAATCAAGCGAATAGAATGTCTTGATATGTTAAGTTTTATTCCTCGAGCTCCTTTACTTTTGCATGTCCAATCTCTCTCGGGTTATTGCATATGCTGCAACAGATTATCAGCTAAGTTGGTGATCATCACATTAGTGTTAGATACAGAATAGTATAATTGATCAACTTACATGTTTAAATCATTACTATTATATTATGTTTGATAAAGAAAATATGTTAGCTTGTTTGAGTAGTGCAACTTGAAATGATGGAAAATGATGGTGTGATGCAGTTGTTGTTCTCCCTGGAATCGTTTGAGAAAACCAAGGCTGCAAAGGAGTATGTAATTGCGGGATGGGCACCCAAGGTGAATGCATGAAGTAACTCTAAATTATGATGTGGTGCTATGAACAATGAGAAATATCTGTACCTGTGATTTGAACCTTATTGAGATTAGGAAGGTGTAAGGGGTTGTTCCCACCTATATAATAAAATATGTGGTTCGTTTGTTGCTGCGTTTTAGTTGCAATGCCATGGAATAGACATAGTCTCTCTTAGGAATCTTTTTTTTTCCTACTTACATAAAGATGTCTTCGTGTTTgaaataatagttaaaaattattatatagtaatttagtcaaatatatcaaACTAGGTTTTTACATATCGTCTTCACGTAACAATAGTTTCATGTGAGTAATCACCTTTCTTTTAACTAAACTCAAAGGTTAGCACTTAAGCCCATCCTAGAGAGCAAGTCCTGAATGGAAGGCGTGGCCTATTTTCAGCCAAGTCAACGGTCAACCATTGCCTCCTTTGGGCTATAAAACAGGTCTAATTTCCCAAACATACATGATACCACAATTGGCAAACACATCTAGAGACTTAGAATCGGGTGAGATGTaggtttttcttttatttcattaCCAACTTTTAACTACTACTTTAAGTGTAACATTTGGTTGTCGCtattataattaatttctttttaaaatcaagtcaTTTCTAACATTTTATTTTAGGTGGCTACTTTCACCAAGATTTATATGAAAATGATATTACGAATCATTagataatttattaaaatttatcaaattatttagCATTTAGCTGTTCATAATATGATTTTTATAGGAAGATGTTTTTATAGGAGTAACTACCTTTATTTTATGGTACGAATGAAATGAAACTCTGGTAATTTATTCATTAGGCCAGTTAGGTTATCATCTTATCGACCTCTCCTCTCGAGTTTTCTTGGCATGTAGTCATGATCAACCTGTAGCAGTCAATAATTCCTTACTTTTCTCGAAAAATGATCTTATCAACGGTGTTGTTACTTGCCAAGCGTGATTTCTTACTTTACTGTATGGTTAGAGATTATATACTTGATAAtaacaattgaaagaaaaataaaaaatattcatttttCTTAGTCTGCCACTCAGATTATCTTTATGGCAGAAATTAGAAAGTATGCATATGAATGTGTTCCACAGGTTTGCTAGCACCATAATAATGGACATCAGCTCTTCTCCGTGATTAATTGAATATATCAAGATAGTACACGGTCTTAGTGAAGAAAACACATGCNNNNNNNNNNNNNNNNNNNNNNNNNNNNNNNNNNNNNNNNNNNNNNNNNNNNTTTCACAGCATATTATAAATTCACTCACCACATTCACACACATAATATTTAAGAGTTTCATTCGCTACTTGTTGTAAGACATATATGATGATCACTAGACTAAGGGGTTTGCATGTCTTACCCCCTTTTTTTCCCTTCACATATTTAACAATTTCTGTTCACACTATCAGGGCGAAGCTCAGTATAGTTGAAGGGGGGCAATTAATAAATTTTACTTATGAAGTcctttatttttatggtttaatcCCTTTCTAATTTTATCTTTTGTCTTATATTTACTTGTATTTTTTCTATTGGTCCCTTCTTTACtgaacacgacctgctccaaagaagtcggatacgagggttagctggcagataacactcattcgaatgagtaactgcccctagaaactctctaaccacttcatagagccatatcttaacctccctaagatatgggaacggttatccatctaaaaaggtggcactacttcagcggtggttattggttcaccactataaatacactgacaccattcaggtatctctaagttccaatactctctaacctgctcacactcttgctaatttaggcatcggagtgtctttgcaggtaccaccccccattctttctcaCGTACAAGTcagacggaggaacaccgagtaccaggtccactcgaaagccacctccttcatacgtttgggccaaccaacgccatccaacccattaatctccggttacccatcgtaacattagcgccgttgccggggacccgagagatcaaccagtgatggcggatagatcccctgaagagggtcatgtggagacagattctgaacaagagaatctgaacactagaaacaatgaggcagaccagacccttcaccaggaagccaatgatcaacacagggaaggcacctccggaatcaaaaacccgaaggtgaattcctcggaggggcgcgaatcagaaaaagaaggaccATCCCACGCAATTGAGCTTATGTGATTAATCCACAGTCGCCTCGAGCAGCTAGAACAGGAACGGGAACGACAAAAGGAAaccgaaaagaacctaaaagaggagatggagcgacgaaaagagttagaaagaaaactcttaaagttagaatcctccctcaaaggtcagaACTCCCACAACGGTAGAGAAGATTCTCCCTTAGGAGAGAAAGATCCCtttagcgaggacataatgagggcaaaaatttcgagaaactttagaagccccgatatggacctctacgacggaaccaccgatccaaagcatcatctgagcaactttaaaagtcggatgtatctggctgacgcttctgacgctacgcgatgcaaagcctttccgacaaccttgtcaaaagcagcgatgaagtggttcgacagcctccctccgaggtcaattaccagttttgaagacctctcaagaaagttcttgatgaggttctccatccagaaagacaaagtaaaacatgcaccaagtctcctgggaataaaacaggaggtcggggagTCCTTACGGGCCTATATGGAACGGTTCAACAAAGAatgtttggagattcaagacctgcccaccgaagcagtcatcatggggctagtcaatggtcttagagaaggtcccttctcacagtccatatcaaaaagacaccccgcctctttaagtgatgtacaggaaagagctgaaaagtacatcaatatggaagaaaatgctaggctaagagacccgagttggcgacctggtcaccctccctcaacgaaagagagggagagggaagctaagaagaaggaagaactcggcctCGATAGGCCAAGAAAATATCATTCTTATACTCCACTGAAAGTTCctgtagtggatgtatacagagaaatttgcaataccGAAAGGCTGCCTCCCCacaggcccattaaaaataaaaaaggggggagccgcggtgattactgtgagtaccataaaatatatgggcactccacaaacgactgtcacgaccttaaaaatgtgatagaaaaactggccagagaaggtcggcttgacagatatctcatagaaaggtcggacagtcatgaaaaaagaaagcgagatgatatgggtagaagagacccaccaccacaaactccggagagacatatccatatgatctcaggagggtttgcgggagggggactcacaaaatcctctcgtaaaagacatctcaagagagTTTACCAGGTCGAAGAGGGGTCCTCCGACCTTccaaccatttcattcacaaaggaaGATGGGCGAGGAGTAATTCCTGGGCACGATGACCCAGTGGTAATTACCATGATCTTGGCAAATGCCCATCTACacagaacactagtagaccaaggaagctcagcggacatcctctttaagcccgctttcgacaaactaggtttagatgagaaagagttaagagcctaccccgacaccttgtacggattaggtgacacgccaataaagccactaggatttttgtccctccacaccacctttggaaagggggagaaatcaaagactctgagtatagacttcatagtcatcgacgtggggtcggcctataatgctttaatcggcagagctacccttaatcgactcggagcggtggtatcgacaccccacctctgcatgaaattcccgacctcagcggggatagcaacggtgaggggagatcagaagctggcaaggaagtgctacaatgaaagcctaaacctgagaggaaaaggcaaagaagttcACACAATAGAGCTCGGGGGAGCAAGGGTTAAAGAAGAGCTGCGACCCCAACCCCGGAAAAAAACTTAGGAGAttcaggtcggcgaagaggaaggaaaaaacactcacataggagccaacctaggggaaaccctaagacaagggttgaccaagctcctaagagataattctgatctcttcgcctggaaggcctccgacatgcctgggatagatcccgagctcatgtcccacaaggtgaaaaatattctctatcgaagggggatatcaacaccattgctaaaatgtgtaccgacctcaAGAGCCACCGAGGTATTAGAGGAGGTACATAGTGGAATATGCGggaaccatctcggagcaaggtcattagccagaaaggtgatccgagctggattctactggccaaccttgcagaaagatgccacagactttgtgaaaaagtgccaaccatgtcaaatgcatgcaaattttcaCGTGGCCCcccccagaggagctcatcagtatcaCTTCCCCATgaccctttgcaaaatggggaatggatttattaggtccttttccccaggcgccaggacaagtcaaatacctgatagtgggaatagattatttcacaaagtggatagaagcagaaccactggccaccatcacttcaccaagatcatggcatgcttgtaatatgaaaaggtactacagctaaaagcgaaccctactccctgatgtactcttttcccaatttcatgatttttttccaaaatcaaagggttttttctgaaaagggtttttaacgaggcatcatagtaggggctaagggaaaataaattatcaaaggcccttagtagcaataaggtacctcctcaattaataaagatattatctcttaggagcttggtcaacccttgtcttagggtttcccctaggttggctcctatgtgagtgttttttccttcctcttcaccGACCTGAATCTCCTAAGTTTTTTCCCCGGGCTGGGGTCGCAGCTCTTCTTTAACCCTTGCTCCCCCGAGCTCTATTGTGTGAACTTCTTTgtcttttcctctcaggtttaggctttcattgtagcacttccttgccagcttctgatctcccctcaccgttgctatccccgctgaggtcgggaatttcatgcagaggtggggtgtcgataccaccgctccaagtcgattaagggtagctctgccgattaaagcattataggccgaccccacgtcgatgactataaagtctatactcagagtctttgtcttctccccctttccaaaggtggtgtggagggACTGGGGgagggccaaccctttgggttgggcttctCTGCTTGGATCCTGGACCTttattattgggccagggtatgaacaggatCCATGTGGACGTACGAAAGTAGCACACATATATACAGTAGACTATGAAGTATGGACGTTTTGCTGAGTTATTGTGTCTGCGTGTTAGACACATTTCAGACATGACATTTATCGATTCTTGTCCGACACGTGTGTCTGCTATGTCCAACTGTGTcttcataaaaaacaaaaaattcttTGAACACACTTAGGTACAcgtaaataccatcacgtgtcagcgtgttcAGCCTTATTCTTAACATGTGTTATTGAAATaattttagaaataatatattattatttattaaaacaaaaaatattttaaatattttatatactcCTAGGTGGCGCCTCTCCTCCACAGTGGCATCCCCTCCAGCGTGGCTTCTGATCTTCAGGGGGTGCATGTGCTCCTCTGTCAAATCGCTGTCAGTCATCCGTTTCATCTCCTCGCTCACGCAACCTACCTTCCCTTTCAGCGAGTGTTTCACGTAACCTGCCTTCTCCATTGATTTGTTTCAACAAGTAATGATTACTTGAAACCCTACGAGCTTTGCTTTCTTCTCCTTACTCTGCCCTAGGAAGCTCTGTTCAGGAGCCCTGTTTTTTTGGGACTTTGGTTCGTCGCCGTTCATCCAGCTTAGCCATTTTCCGGTGGAGGCTCAAATGGAAGATCTCCGATCAATCAATCAGGTGCCTTCAAACCTATTTTCCTCTTCATCCTGTTTCTTTCCCTTCATTGTGTACTTTCTTCTGATCAATCTTGGTTACTATTGCAGGGTTAACCCAGATTCAATTGTCTAGGGTTTGAGAAATTTCAAATTGTGCAAAATGTGATAATTTTTTGTATCTGTTCCATGGTTAACCGAGATTCTATTGTCTAGGGTTTCTGAAATTTCTAATTGTGCAAATTCTGATCATGTTTGCTATCTGTTCGATGGTTAGGCAAGATTTTATTGTGTAGGGTTTGTGAAATTCCTAATTTTACAAATTCGGATCCTTTTTGGTATCTGTTTGACTGTTATTCCAGATCTTATTGTGTAGGGTTTCTGAAAATTGTAATTTGGAAGTTGTGTATGTGACTTGGTTTGTGTGTGGGTTCATGTTGTTGGTTACATTCTTTCCCAGTTGTTGTTAACGTTGAATATGGTCTATGAATCTGTTTCATCTTCTTTATTTCCTTGTTTAGAATTTCATGTGATTATCAATTCTCCTATTCCTAATCCCTTTGAATTGTTTGCACTGAATGTAGCAATTTATAACTTTTTCTGCATTCAGAATCAAAATTCTTACTTATGTTTGATGTAAAATTTTATGAAGAACTTAAATAATTATATTGATGAAACCTTTTGTTAGTCAAGTCACTTGCATTTCAATTCTTTATTTGTTATGCAAAAAAGTGTTGTATATTTCACCTCTTTCATACAAGTAGAGCTAATTGTCATGTATTTGTGtgctttatttaattatatccaaAGTAGACCCATTAAATCCTATATTGAAAACTGATgaatctatttttaattttttactttgTGTATAATCAATAAATCCATTAAGTTTTTATACTGTTTTCTCTATTCAGAATCATGTTCTGTTATTTatctttgatttcaaattttatgaagcACTCTCATAATTATATTGAGAGTAAACCCATTGAATGAGATATTAAAATTTCATGaatctatttttttctttaattttgtgtaTATTCAAGGAATCTATTAAGTTTAGATCAAGTGATTTGGTGGTTACATGTGGGCTGTGTGAATCATGATGAGGGAATGGGTTTTCTACCTAATATGTTCTATTGGTAGTGATGTGATTGACAAGAATTGATGTATAGCTTGCTGGTTGTTCCTTTATATAGTTTGATTTGATTTTAGGTCAATTCATTCCCAATTTCATTCTCTCCTATTCAACTTTtgcattccaatttccattttaaTTCACTAATCTATTTGGATTTTTTGGCTGAATCTAGcaatttctacttttattttgtATTCATAATCAAAATTTATACACCCAGCTTCTCCTATTCAACTTTTGGATTCCCAATTTGATGTTACTATGGAATTCTCTTCTAGGTAGTCTATTGGATGAGTGGTGATGTGATTTTTAGGAATTGATTGATAGGTTCTTTGTGATTTATTTGCATTTTGATTATATAGAACTAGAGCTGATTGTCATgaattttttttgcttctttgatAAAGGAAGATGCTTTTTCCACTGCCATTCAATTTTTTTGCAATCCTAATTCCATTCTCTGCTGTTCAAGTCTTGCATTCCGATTTCAATTCTGATTCAATAATCCCATTGATGgatctttccttttttttgcaTAGAAGTAGAGCTGATTGTCATGAATTTTTGTGCTTCTTTGATAAAGGAATGTGATTTTTCCACTCCCATTCAATTTTTTTGCACTCCGAATTGCATCCTCTACTGTTCAAGTCTTGCATTCTCATTTCAATTCTGATTAAATAATCCCATTGATggatctttcctttttttttttaggtaTGTCCATCAAATTCATTAAGTTTACCTATTATGAATTGCTGGTTGCATGTGGGTTGTGAGAATCATTATCAAGGAATTGGTTTTGTAGCTAATGTATTCTATTGGTGGTTATGTGATTGACAgatttttattcatgtttgtgtatatttttttttcagtttatctatataccttttttttttaattcatttgcTGTTTTCAATGTATGCCTAACTAAGACATTTACCAACTCTCAATGCCATGAGTACAATGATTGTTTGGGGTAGTTGATGACTGCCTTCCCTATGGTGAAATGACATGTAGGTGCAATGTAGCAAGTATGGTGTGATTTGGTCCACATTTCTTGATTTCTTGAAAGTttcacttgttcttgctgtttTTGTGT from Arachis ipaensis cultivar K30076 chromosome B09, Araip1.1, whole genome shotgun sequence includes these protein-coding regions:
- the LOC107618632 gene encoding glutathione S-transferase DHAR2, translated to MALEVAVKAAAGAPNVLGDCPFCQRVLLTLEEKKVPYSTHLINFDEKPQWFLDVNPEGKVPVLKFDDKWISDSDVIVGILEEKYPQPSLVTPPESASVGSKLFGAFVKFLKSKDPNDGSEQALLAELKDLDEHLKNHGPFVAGEKVTAVDLSLAPKLYHLVITLEHFKNWTIPQDLAHVHNYTKLLFSLESFEKTKAAKEYVIAGWAPKVNA